In the genome of bacterium, the window CGCGGCTTGACGACGCACGGAAAGCCGATCGCGTCCGCCGCGCGGTCGGCCTCCTCCGGGCCGGTCACGAGCACGAACCGCGGCGATCCCAGGGCCGCGTCGTGTGCGAATCGTTTGCGCTGTTCGAGCTTGTCCTGCGTCGCGGCGGCGGCGTCCGGCGGGTTCGCGGGAAGGCCAAGCGCCTTGCCGATGGCGGCCGCGGCCACGACGCCGTGCGCGTCGAGCGAGACGATCCCGTGGATCGGATGCTCCCGCGCGTATTCCGAAACGACGCGCGCCGCCTCGTCCAGGTCGTCAAACGGCACCGTGATGTTGCCGGCCGGGTCGAGTTTCGCGAGGTAGTTTTCCTCCGGCAGCCCGACCGTCAGTTCCAGTCCGAGCGTGCGCGTCGCCGAAACGAATGCCCCCGCCCGGTAAGTCGAGGTCCGCATCAACAGAAGAACGCGTTTTCTATCGCCCATCGCGTCACGATAGCCTCGGCCGGGCGAGCGTCAACGCGCGGGACATATCGAAATCGGTCGATATTGTTAGTTATCTTACCAATTTATGCGAGATCGCGACTTGCCAATCGGCCGCATCGTACTTTCATTACGGATGTCGGCGACGCAATCAGGCGTCGCCTTCCAATTTCCCGATGACACATTCGTAGGAGGCTCCATGAAACGGCGAATTCTGGTTTTGTTTGCGGTGGTGGCGTTTGCGCTGTCCGCGTCCGCGGCGGTGGCGGCCGAGTGGCAGTTCGACGCAACGCACACGTCCCTGGGCTTCAAGGTGAAGCACCTGGCGCTGGCGTCGGTGTCCGGCGTGTTCGAGGACTTCACCGGCACCCTGGACTGGGATGGCAAGATGGACGCGGGCAAGGTGACGCTGACCATCGACGCCGCCAGCATCAACACGCGCAACGAGAAGCGCGATCAGGATCTGCGCGAGAATTTCTTTGATGTGGCCAAGTACCCGAAGATCACGTTCGAGAGCACGAAAGTCCAGAAGGTCAGCGACGATACGGCCAAGGTGACGGGCAACCTGACGATCCGGGGTGTCACGAAGCCGGTGACGCTCGATGTCACGAAGCTCGGCTACGTCGAAAAGGATCCGTGGGGCATGACGCGCGCGGCGTTTCACGTCGAAGGGTCGATCAGCCGCAAGGATTTCGGCGTGAAGTCGGGCAATGCGATGTCCGATGCGGCCGTCGGCGACGAAATCAAATTCGACATCGATACCGAGACGACCAAAAAGTAGCGACGGCCTCGGCCGCCTGCCCAAAACGCCCCGCGGCGCGAAAGCGCGCGGGGCGTTTTTGCGTGGACGAATCGCGCGTTACCGCGAAGACGCAAAGAAACCGCAAAGAACGCAACGTGTTTGATTCATCCTTGCGTTCGTCGCGCGTGAATTTGCGCCTTTGCAGTGAAAATGCGGTTCCTCTCGATCCTCGATCCTCTATCCTCAATCCTCAATCCTCGTTTAACGTGCGCGCGATGCCCCTGTCCGCCGACCTTCCGGACGACCGCCGGCTCGCGGAGCTTTCCGCGTGGCTCGGCCGGCGGTGGATGCCGATCCTCGCTTTGTGCCTTGTCGGCATCACCGCGGTGTTCGCTCCGGCGCTGAACCTTCGCCTTTACGCAGACGATTTCCACTCCTGGAACACGGTGGCGCAGACCGCGCACGAGTCCGTCGCGGAGCTGTTTCTCGAGACGTACAACCCGGAGTTCTACCGCCCGTTCGAGTTCCTGCTCATCCGTCTGAACTATCAGCTCATCGGGCGGAATCCGGCCTTCTACCATGCCGCCGCCATCCTCGGGCATCTGCTGGGGAGCCTCGCGGTGCTGATGCTCTGCCTGCGCCTGGGTTTCGGCCGCGTCGCCGGCACGGCGTCCGCCGTGTTTTTCGGCCTGCATCAAACCAATGCGATGGCGGTCCTGTCCGCGGATGCGGCAAGCCAGGTGTGGTCGACGACCTTCGGCCTGCTCGCGCTTTGCGTTCTGCTTCCGCGCGATGCGGCGGGATACCGCCATGCCGCCGCGGCGTTTTTCTTTTTGCTGCTCGCGCTTTTCTGGAAGGATTCCGGCGTCACATTTGCGATGCTCGCGCTCACGCTCGTGGCGCTGCACTTGTGGCGGATCGACCGGCGCGCGGCGATCGCCTGCGGCCTCGCCGTTGCCGCCGCGCTTGCCCTCTACCTGTTCATGCGGCACCAGGCGGGCGTCGTGCCGATGGTTTACGGCTACCGCTCGCGCTACGAACTGTGGCTAGGCGCGAACGTGCCGAAAAATATCGGCCTGATGCTGCTTTCGCTGCTGTCGCCCGTCGGTTCGACGATCATCGTCCTTCGCAAGGCGAGCCTGCCGTTTGCGATCGCGACGGCCGTCGTCATCGCCGTCGTGGCGTCGTGGCTCGCCGTCGGCGTGGTGCGTTTCGCGCGGCGCGATCCGCGGCATCGCACGTCGCTCGCGATCCTGTTCGCGCTGATGGCGCTGTCGTTTTTCCCCGACGCGCTCGCGACGCGCGTTTCCGAGCTATACACCTACAAGTCGGCCGCGTTTTTCGCGATCTTCCTGGGGCTTGGCGTGCTCGACATCCACGACTGGGGCCTCGCGCGCGGGCGCCGCGCGTTCACCGTGCTGACCGCGGCGATGGTCGCCCTCGTGCTTGCATGCCACGTGCTGTCGATCAAGCACAAGGAATTCCTGATGCGCTCGAATGGCGAGATGGCCTGGCACATCCTGCGTCAGATCAAACAGGACGTGCCCGAGCTCGCCGACGGCGCCGACGCCGTGCTCGCCAACGCGC includes:
- a CDS encoding YceI family protein; translation: MKRRILVLFAVVAFALSASAAVAAEWQFDATHTSLGFKVKHLALASVSGVFEDFTGTLDWDGKMDAGKVTLTIDAASINTRNEKRDQDLRENFFDVAKYPKITFESTKVQKVSDDTAKVTGNLTIRGVTKPVTLDVTKLGYVEKDPWGMTRAAFHVEGSISRKDFGVKSGNAMSDAAVGDEIKFDIDTETTKK